One Pyrus communis chromosome 13, drPyrComm1.1, whole genome shotgun sequence genomic window carries:
- the LOC137713222 gene encoding UDP-glucose 4-epimerase GEPI48-like, producing the protein MAKSILVTGGAGYIGSHTVLQLLLGGFKTVVVDNLDNSSEVAINRVRELARDFGKNLFFHKQDLRDKAGLDNLFSSTPFDAVIHFGGLKAVGESVQKPLLYYNNNIIGTITLLEVMAAHGCKKLVFSSSATVYGWPKVVPCTEDFPLVAANPYGRTKLFIEEIARDLYRSDSDWKIILLRYFNPVGAHPSGLIGEDPRGVPNNLMPFVQQVAVGRRQALTVFGADYNTKDGTGVRDYIHVCDLADGHIAALHKLDKGTIGCEVYNLGTGKGSSVLEMVAAFEKASGKKIPLVTSGRRPGDAEVVYASTEKAERELSWKAKYCIDDMCRDQWNWASKNPYGYETSDSSS; encoded by the exons ATGGCCAAGAGCATACTGGTCACCGGCGGAGCCGGTTACATCGGCAGCCACACCGTGCTTCAGCTTTTACTCGGCGGCTTCAAAACCGTTGTCGTTGACAATCTCGACAACTCATCTGAAGTCGCCATTAACCGTGTCAGGGAACTCGCTCGTGATTTCGGCAAAAACCTCTTCTTCCACAAG CAGGACCTCCGGGACAAAGCCGGACTCGATAATCTCTTTTCTTCAACACC ATTTGATGCTGTCATACACTTTGGTGGACTCAAAGCGGTTGGTGAAAGCGTTCAGAAACCATTGCTCTACTATAACAACAATATAATTGGGACAATTACTCTGTTGGAAGTCATGGCTGCCCATGGATGCAAAAAG cttgtgttctcatcgtCAGCAACTGTTTATGGTTGGCCGAAGGTGGTCCCATGTACAGAAGATTTCCCACTTGTTGCAGCCAATCCTTATGGACGAACTAAG CTTTTCATTGAAGAAATTGCTCGTGATCTTTACCGCTCAGACTCTGACTGGAAAATCATATTGCTGAGATATTTTAATCCAGTTGGTGCACATCCTAGCGGCCTTATTGGTGAGGATCCTCGTGGGGTACCAAACAATCTCATGCCGTTTGTGCAGCAAGTTGCTGTAGGCAGGCGTCAAGCACTGACAGTGTTTGGAGCTGACTATAATACCAAAGATGGTACTGGG GTACGTGATTATATTCATGTATGTGATTTAGCAGATGGGCACATTGCTGCATTGCACAAGTTAGACAAGGGTACTATAG GTTGCGAGGTGTACAATTTAGGAACAGGTAAAGGATCATCAGTCTTAGAGATGGTTGCAGCATTTGAAAAGGCATCTGGAAAG AAAATTCCTCTTGTCACGTCTGGGAGGCGTCCTGGTGATGCTGAAGTCGTATACGCATCAACAGAAAAGGCAGAGAGGGAACTGAGCTGGAA GGCAAAATATTGCATTGATGACATGTGCCGGGATCAGTGGAACTGGGCTAGCAAAAATCCATATGGCTATGAAACTTCAGACTCTAGCAGCTGA